The following coding sequences lie in one Mucilaginibacter sp. KACC 22773 genomic window:
- the ccoN gene encoding cytochrome-c oxidase, cbb3-type subunit I, which produces MQPEKFYYDNKIVRNFGIATVIWGIIGMTVGLIVAIQLYHPAANMGNQYTTYGRIRPLHTNAVIFAFVGNAIFMGVYYSLQRLLKARMFSDILSQIHFWGWQLIILSAVITLPLGLTTSHEYAELEWPIDIAITIIWVVFGWNMFGTIFKRRERHLYVAIWFYIATFVTIAVLHIVNSFELPVSAFKSYMVYAGVQDALVQWWYGHNAVAFFLTTPYLGMMYYFLPKMANRPIYSYKLSILHFWALIFIYIWAGPHHLLYTTLPGWAQSLGVAFSIMLIAPSWGGMINGLLTLRGSWDKVRDDVILKFMVVGLTAYGMATFEGPMLSLKQVNGIAHFSDWIIAHVHVGALGWNGFLTFAILYWLIPRIYKTELFSKKMASFHFWIGTLGILFYAIPMYWAGFTQSLMLKEFTAEGMLKYPNFLETTLQILPMHMMRSAGGAMYLLGVIVMAYNLTRTALQGKLVANEAAQAMPLEPVHMIARENSWHRRLERKPIQMLIAALLVILVGTFIELMPTLTISSNIPTIASVKPYTPLELQGRDLYIREGCVNCHSQTVRPFRSETERYGEYSKAGEFVYDHPFLWGSKRTGPDLAREGQKYGNAWHYNHLMDPRLMSPGSIMPNYDWLITQNLDTTSTRAKINAMRKLGVPYPAGYENIANQDLEKQEKEIRDNLYADHIKVKSNKEIIAVIAYLQRLGTDIKANKTANK; this is translated from the coding sequence ATGCAGCCCGAAAAATTTTACTATGACAACAAAATCGTCCGGAATTTTGGTATCGCTACCGTAATCTGGGGGATAATCGGCATGACTGTAGGCTTAATTGTAGCCATTCAGCTTTATCACCCGGCCGCCAACATGGGTAACCAGTACACTACATACGGTCGTATCCGTCCGTTACATACCAATGCGGTAATATTTGCCTTTGTGGGCAATGCCATTTTTATGGGCGTTTATTATTCGCTGCAACGCCTGCTCAAAGCAAGGATGTTTAGCGATATACTTAGCCAAATCCATTTTTGGGGTTGGCAGCTTATTATTTTATCGGCAGTAATTACGCTTCCCTTAGGTTTAACCACATCACATGAATATGCCGAGCTGGAATGGCCTATAGATATTGCCATCACCATAATTTGGGTTGTGTTTGGCTGGAACATGTTTGGCACTATATTTAAACGTCGCGAAAGACATTTATACGTAGCCATTTGGTTTTACATAGCCACGTTTGTTACCATAGCAGTATTACATATTGTAAACTCATTTGAGTTACCGGTATCGGCATTTAAAAGCTATATGGTTTATGCCGGCGTTCAGGATGCATTAGTGCAATGGTGGTATGGCCACAATGCGGTTGCGTTTTTCCTGACTACCCCCTACCTGGGTATGATGTACTACTTTTTACCCAAAATGGCCAACCGCCCTATTTACTCCTATAAACTAAGTATCCTGCACTTTTGGGCGCTTATATTTATCTATATATGGGCAGGTCCTCACCACCTTTTATATACCACCTTACCAGGTTGGGCACAATCATTAGGTGTAGCTTTTTCTATTATGCTGATAGCACCAAGTTGGGGAGGTATGATCAATGGCCTATTAACCTTGCGCGGTTCATGGGATAAGGTGAGGGACGATGTGATCCTTAAATTCATGGTAGTAGGCTTAACCGCCTACGGTATGGCCACTTTTGAAGGCCCTATGCTTTCCCTTAAACAAGTTAACGGTATAGCTCACTTTAGCGACTGGATCATCGCCCACGTGCACGTTGGCGCTTTAGGCTGGAATGGTTTCTTAACATTTGCAATCCTGTACTGGTTAATCCCGCGCATTTATAAAACTGAGTTGTTCTCCAAAAAAATGGCATCCTTCCACTTTTGGATAGGCACACTGGGTATCCTTTTTTACGCCATACCAATGTACTGGGCGGGTTTTACACAAAGCTTAATGCTGAAGGAGTTTACTGCCGAAGGCATGCTGAAATATCCAAACTTTTTGGAAACTACCCTCCAAATTTTACCAATGCACATGATGCGTTCTGCAGGCGGAGCTATGTACTTATTAGGCGTAATAGTTATGGCTTATAACCTTACCCGCACTGCTCTACAAGGCAAACTGGTAGCCAATGAGGCTGCGCAGGCTATGCCGCTTGAACCCGTTCATATGATTGCAAGGGAAAATAGCTGGCACCGCAGGTTGGAGCGTAAACCTATCCAAATGCTTATTGCCGCCCTGTTGGTTATCCTTGTAGGTACCTTTATTGAACTGATGCCTACCTTAACCATATCTTCCAACATACCTACCATAGCCTCTGTAAAACCTTATACACCACTTGAATTGCAGGGCCGCGACTTATACATCCGCGAGGGTTGTGTTAACTGCCACTCGCAAACGGTACGCCCTTTCAGGTCAGAGACTGAACGGTATGGTGAATACAGCAAGGCCGGCGAATTTGTGTACGACCACCCGTTTTTATGGGGATCAAAACGTACCGGGCCCGACCTGGCCCGCGAAGGTCAAAAATATGGCAACGCCTGGCATTACAATCACCTGATGGATCCGCGCCTGATGTCGCCGGGAAGTATCATGCCTAATTACGACTGGCTGATAACCCAAAACCTGGATACTACATCAACCCGCGCAAAAATAAATGCCATGCGCAAATTAGGCGTTCCCTATCCGGCGGGGTATGAAAACATAGCCAACCAGGACCTTGAAAAACAGGAAAAAGAGATAAGGGACAACCTGTATGCCGATCATATTAAAGTAAAAAGCAATAAGGAAATCATAGCCGTAATTGCTTACCTGCAACGGTTAGGAACAGACATTAAAGCTAACAAAACTGCCAATAAATAA
- the ccoS gene encoding cbb3-type cytochrome oxidase assembly protein CcoS: MNIIYFLIGCSVLLALIFLAAFFWAQRSGQNDDLYTPSMRILLDDDDAEADKK; this comes from the coding sequence ATGAACATCATTTATTTTTTAATTGGCTGCAGCGTTTTGCTCGCGCTGATATTTTTAGCCGCCTTTTTCTGGGCGCAGCGCAGCGGTCAAAATGATGACCTGTACACACCATCTATGCGTATCCTGCTTGATGATGACGATGCTGAAGCCGATAAAAAGTGA
- a CDS encoding cbb3-type cytochrome c oxidase N-terminal domain-containing protein gives MKYHRIILISAFILFIQPVMADGLIPGDVMNYIAYGAIVGMLLLFLIAMLVLVKTFNVLARVMLKQQGLSDAEIAAQMNPVKEKKNKKPKAEVWQKLLSLRPLEEEKEILIEHDYDGIQELDNPIPGWFMYLFYGTIIFGIGYLLNYHVFKTGQLQYAEYKTEMVQADIEKKAYLSKAANRVDENTVKLVKDPAVIASGEGIFKTNCVACHGDHAQGNVGPNLTDDFWLHGSKINDLFKTIKYGVLAKGMPTWEKQLSPKQIADVANYIKSLHGTHPAGAKEPQGTKEADTDDKLAANK, from the coding sequence ATGAAGTACCACCGCATTATATTAATATCAGCATTTATATTATTTATTCAGCCCGTTATGGCTGATGGTCTTATTCCGGGTGATGTAATGAATTATATTGCTTATGGTGCTATTGTTGGCATGCTGCTGCTTTTTTTAATAGCCATGTTGGTGCTGGTAAAAACATTTAATGTTTTAGCACGCGTAATGCTTAAACAACAAGGACTATCAGATGCCGAGATAGCCGCGCAAATGAATCCCGTTAAGGAAAAGAAAAACAAGAAGCCAAAGGCAGAAGTTTGGCAAAAACTCCTGTCACTGAGGCCATTGGAAGAAGAAAAAGAAATCCTTATTGAACATGATTACGATGGCATCCAGGAGCTGGATAACCCGATACCAGGATGGTTTATGTACCTTTTTTATGGCACCATCATTTTTGGAATAGGCTACCTGCTCAACTACCACGTATTTAAAACCGGGCAGCTGCAGTATGCTGAGTATAAAACAGAAATGGTACAGGCCGACATCGAAAAAAAGGCATACCTAAGCAAAGCCGCCAACCGGGTAGATGAAAACACGGTAAAACTGGTAAAAGACCCGGCAGTAATTGCATCCGGCGAGGGTATATTTAAAACCAATTGCGTTGCTTGCCACGGCGATCATGCCCAGGGGAATGTGGGGCCCAATCTTACAGATGATTTTTGGCTGCACGGCAGCAAGATTAACGATTTGTTTAAAACCATTAAGTACGGTGTGCTTGCAAAAGGTATGCCTACCTGGGAAAAACAATTATCGCCTAAGCAAATTGCCGACGTAGCTAATTATATTAAATCATTACATGGTACTCACCCTGCCGGTGCAAAAGAACCACAAGGCACAAAAGAGGCCGATACCGATGATAAACTTGCAGCAAATAAATAA
- the ccoG gene encoding cytochrome c oxidase accessory protein CcoG: MDGLLVAKETNKRKWIYPLIRKGKLYKWRSWISYAYLLLFFAGPLIRIKGQPLLLLNFMERHFVILGQVFWPQDIFLFVLASLVFVVCVVLFTIAFGRVFCGWICPQTIFMEMFFRKIENWIEGDGSKQKKLDAGPWTKEKILKKGSKHLLFIIFSFLIANTFLAYLVGSDVLFKIITEPVQLHLVGFLSIWVFTIVFYLVYSQVRELVCTVACPYGRLQGVLLDRDTLVVAYDEVRGEPRGKLSKTANNAPPKGDCVDCGLCVSVCPTGIDIRQGTQMECINCTACIDVCNEVMDKIHKPLNLIGFYSENMIHKQQKPSFTGRMMGYSGIIIVLMTVLCYFIFSRGDMDLAVMRSAGMLYQEQKNGIISNIYNAEVINKSNQSRDITIQPNDPAIKIKYIQAPGKIAAGSSVKTVFFLMVPATHIKSAKTDVKINLVLNNKVIQTVSTAFVGPPND, encoded by the coding sequence ATGGACGGATTACTGGTAGCGAAAGAGACTAATAAGCGCAAGTGGATATACCCGCTAATCCGCAAGGGCAAATTATATAAATGGCGTTCATGGATTAGCTACGCCTATCTCCTGCTGTTTTTTGCAGGGCCGCTTATCAGGATAAAAGGGCAACCCTTATTGCTGCTGAATTTCATGGAGAGGCATTTTGTTATCCTGGGGCAGGTTTTCTGGCCCCAGGATATCTTTCTGTTTGTTTTGGCATCGCTGGTATTTGTGGTTTGCGTGGTACTGTTTACTATCGCTTTCGGCCGCGTTTTTTGTGGATGGATTTGTCCGCAAACCATCTTTATGGAAATGTTTTTCAGGAAGATTGAGAACTGGATTGAAGGAGATGGCAGCAAACAAAAAAAATTAGACGCAGGCCCCTGGACCAAAGAAAAAATACTAAAAAAAGGGAGCAAACATTTGCTGTTTATCATATTCTCGTTCCTGATAGCTAACACCTTTTTGGCTTACCTTGTAGGCAGCGATGTATTATTTAAAATAATAACCGAACCGGTACAGCTGCACCTGGTTGGCTTTTTAAGCATTTGGGTTTTTACTATTGTTTTTTACCTGGTTTACAGCCAGGTAAGGGAACTGGTTTGTACGGTGGCATGCCCTTACGGACGCCTGCAAGGTGTACTATTGGATAGGGATACCCTGGTGGTAGCCTATGATGAGGTACGCGGAGAACCAAGGGGAAAACTTTCAAAAACAGCCAATAATGCCCCCCCAAAAGGCGATTGCGTAGATTGTGGCCTATGCGTATCTGTATGCCCTACCGGCATAGATATAAGGCAGGGCACACAAATGGAATGTATTAACTGTACTGCGTGTATTGATGTTTGCAACGAGGTAATGGATAAAATCCATAAACCGCTTAACCTGATTGGATTTTACTCTGAAAACATGATCCACAAGCAGCAGAAACCGTCGTTTACCGGCAGGATGATGGGCTATAGCGGAATCATTATTGTTTTAATGACGGTGCTTTGTTACTTCATTTTCAGCAGGGGCGATATGGACCTTGCGGTTATGCGCAGCGCCGGCATGTTGTACCAGGAACAAAAAAATGGTATTATAAGTAATATTTATAATGCCGAGGTTATCAACAAATCAAACCAAAGCCGCGATATTACCATACAACCTAATGATCCGGCTATAAAGATAAAATACATCCAGGCGCCCGGAAAAATAGCTGCCGGAAGCTCGGTTAAAACCGTGTTTTTCCTGATGGTCCCGGCCACGCATATCAAATCGGCAAAAACGGATGTCAAAATCAACCTGGTATTAAATAACAAAGTAATTCAAACGGTCAGTACAGCGTTTGTAGGGCCACCAAATGATTAA
- a CDS encoding heavy metal translocating P-type ATPase, with the protein MTNDTILVKTLCYHCGDECLTTSFIADEKQFCCQGCKSVYQILAGSGLGSYYNYNDHPGATRARVSKRFDYLSESSIVNDLLDYTDEHITIITLYIPHIHCSSCLWLLEQLNRFNPAIHYSRVDFLKKQLIVRFDHRICSLQQLVELLYDIGYEPLISLQDVIKKQNSANKGNLVQKIAVAGFCFGNVMLLSFPEYFGLSAFEQTFKHFFGYLNIVFTLPVVFFCGRDYFVSAFNNLKARTLNIDFPLALGIAVLFIRTVAEVLAHTGAGYADTLCGLVFFLLVGKFVQQKTYHHISFERDYRSFFPVAVQVLTGDTEKPIPLAQLVTGQRILIRHNEIIPADAILLKGDALIDFSFVTGEAIPVNKTWGEIIYAGGRQTGDAIELEVVKPVSQSYLTQLWNNEAFTRKQDSKTKTFSETISKYFTIALLIIAFGALLAWLFTDYRRGIDAFTAVLIIACPCALALSTPFTMAAALSIFDRNLFYLKNTRIVEQLAAIDTIVMDKTGTISTGNSKSVVIQGQPTEKQKQLIYSACRNSIHPLSRMICQFLGDYKKLPVADYKEIPGKGITATVESNTLRMGSGAFVFGFAEGGVRNTSVHIMINNHYLGYFQFAQEYRAGMENIGSLTNNYDLFLLSGDHDHERTDLVQFFKADKAMHFNQSPQDKLEFIKALQQKGKQVLMLGDGLNDSGALKQSDAGIAVTDDVNNFSPGCDAILDGKSFSKLPAFLRFARDTVNVIRLSFLISLTYNIIGLSYAVTGHLSPLIAAILMPLSTVTIISFTTLATHFAAKKRKLI; encoded by the coding sequence ATGACGAACGACACAATTCTTGTTAAAACATTATGCTACCATTGCGGCGATGAATGTTTAACTACCTCATTTATAGCCGATGAAAAACAGTTTTGCTGCCAGGGCTGTAAAAGTGTGTATCAGATTTTGGCAGGCAGCGGCCTTGGCAGTTATTATAATTACAACGATCACCCGGGTGCAACCCGGGCACGGGTTAGCAAACGATTTGATTATTTAAGCGAATCATCTATAGTTAACGATTTGTTGGATTATACCGATGAGCATATCACTATCATCACTTTATATATACCTCACATTCATTGCAGCTCGTGTTTGTGGCTGCTTGAACAATTAAACAGGTTTAACCCTGCCATACATTACTCCAGGGTCGACTTTTTAAAAAAGCAATTAATAGTACGTTTTGATCATCGTATTTGCAGCTTGCAACAGTTGGTAGAGTTGCTTTATGATATCGGTTACGAACCATTAATCAGTCTGCAGGATGTTATCAAAAAGCAAAACTCAGCCAATAAAGGCAACCTGGTTCAAAAAATAGCTGTGGCCGGTTTTTGCTTTGGCAATGTTATGTTGCTAAGCTTTCCCGAATATTTTGGCCTTTCGGCCTTTGAGCAAACTTTTAAACATTTTTTTGGCTACCTGAATATAGTATTCACATTGCCCGTGGTATTTTTTTGTGGTCGCGATTATTTTGTTTCTGCCTTTAATAATTTAAAAGCCAGGACCCTCAATATTGATTTTCCATTAGCGCTGGGCATCGCTGTACTTTTCATTCGCACCGTAGCCGAAGTATTAGCCCATACCGGGGCCGGATATGCCGATACCCTTTGCGGCCTGGTTTTCTTTTTACTGGTGGGCAAATTTGTACAGCAAAAAACATATCACCATATTTCGTTCGAGCGCGACTACCGCTCATTTTTTCCCGTTGCAGTACAGGTATTAACCGGCGATACTGAAAAACCTATACCCCTGGCACAGCTTGTTACCGGCCAAAGGATATTGATACGCCATAATGAAATTATTCCGGCTGATGCTATCCTGCTAAAAGGAGATGCGCTCATTGATTTTAGTTTTGTTACCGGCGAAGCAATCCCTGTAAATAAAACATGGGGCGAAATTATTTACGCGGGAGGGCGGCAAACCGGCGATGCCATTGAGCTGGAAGTAGTGAAGCCGGTATCGCAAAGCTACCTTACACAGCTTTGGAATAACGAAGCTTTTACCCGGAAACAGGATAGCAAGACGAAGACCTTTAGTGAAACAATTAGCAAATACTTTACAATAGCGCTGCTGATTATTGCATTTGGGGCATTATTGGCTTGGCTATTTACCGATTACCGGCGGGGAATTGATGCTTTTACTGCCGTACTTATAATTGCCTGCCCCTGCGCCCTTGCCCTAAGCACACCCTTTACCATGGCCGCGGCACTAAGCATATTTGACAGGAACCTTTTTTACCTTAAAAATACCCGGATTGTTGAACAACTGGCCGCCATTGACACTATTGTAATGGATAAAACCGGCACTATATCAACAGGTAACAGCAAAAGCGTAGTAATACAAGGCCAGCCTACCGAAAAACAAAAACAGTTGATATACAGTGCCTGCCGTAACTCGATACATCCCCTAAGCCGAATGATCTGTCAATTTTTAGGCGACTATAAAAAGCTGCCGGTAGCAGATTATAAAGAGATTCCCGGTAAGGGAATTACAGCAACTGTAGAAAGCAATACTTTACGCATGGGTAGCGGAGCCTTCGTATTTGGCTTTGCCGAGGGTGGCGTGCGCAATACCAGTGTGCATATCATGATTAATAACCATTACCTGGGGTATTTTCAATTTGCGCAGGAATACAGGGCGGGGATGGAAAACATCGGCTCGCTAACTAATAACTATGACCTGTTTTTGCTTTCAGGCGATCATGATCATGAACGTACAGACCTGGTACAATTTTTTAAGGCCGATAAAGCCATGCATTTTAACCAGTCGCCCCAGGATAAGCTGGAGTTTATAAAAGCGCTTCAGCAAAAAGGGAAACAAGTTTTAATGCTGGGCGATGGATTAAATGACTCGGGTGCACTAAAACAAAGCGATGCTGGGATAGCGGTTACAGATGATGTAAACAACTTTTCGCCGGGCTGCGATGCTATTTTAGATGGAAAATCATTTAGCAAACTGCCAGCTTTCCTTCGCTTTGCCAGAGATACGGTAAACGTCATCCGCCTGTCGTTCCTCATCTCCCTTACTTACAATATCATAGGCCTTAGTTACGCGGTTACCGGTCATTTATCTCCTTTAATAGCCGCCATATTAATGCCATTGAGTACTGTTACCATTATTTCATTTACTACGCTGGCAACCCATTTTGCAGCCAAAAAACGAAAACTCATATGA
- a CDS encoding FixH family protein, which produces MNWGKGLIAGMAIFMLFIIFMCVKMFALPADEYDHHYYEKGLNFDKDYAKEKQVVTDHAQPVIRINGKQVSITFIAPATGSVKFIRPSSQALDKTFSINTELGKTANLAAAALVKGRWNMVLEWKSDRKLYLYEKEVDIE; this is translated from the coding sequence ATGAATTGGGGAAAAGGATTAATTGCGGGCATGGCCATATTCATGCTGTTTATCATATTTATGTGCGTAAAAATGTTTGCTTTACCAGCCGATGAATATGACCACCATTATTATGAAAAAGGGCTTAATTTTGATAAAGATTATGCAAAAGAGAAACAGGTTGTTACAGACCATGCCCAACCGGTAATACGCATAAACGGCAAACAGGTAAGCATAACCTTTATAGCGCCCGCAACAGGCAGCGTCAAATTCATTCGCCCTTCCAGCCAGGCGCTCGATAAAACCTTCTCCATAAACACCGAACTCGGCAAAACTGCCAATCTCGCTGCTGCTGCTCTTGTTAAAGGCCGGTGGAATATGGTATTGGAATGGAAGAGCGACCGAAAATTGTACCTGTACGAAAAGGAAGTAGATATAGAATGA